From Candidatus Omnitrophota bacterium:
CTGAAGAAGGTGACCGCAAAATAGTGGAAAATTTTATTAAAGAAATTGAGAAAGTAGAATGATAAAAGATAGAGCGGTAGTGAGTAGATATGCTGAGGCTTTCTTTAGTTTTGCTAAGGCAAATTGCGGGCAAAAGAAGGCTTTAGAGGATTTGGTGGCTGTAAAAAATATTATCCGCGATAATCCCGGATTTAGCCAGCTAATGGATAATCCGGAAATTTCTTACGTTGAAAAGTGCCTGATTATCGATGGAGTAATCAAAGACGGTATTGCCAGTGAGATGCTTAATTTTTTAAAGCTTCTTCTTGATAAAAAACGTTTTGACATCTTTTTAGATGTCGCCGAATACCTGCGCGTAAAATACGCCCATCAAGGCCAGGTTGATGTTTTGCTTAAAACCGCTTTTCCGTTAGATTTAGATTTGATTAAAAAGATAGAGCTTGCTTTGAAGAAGAGGTTTAAACAGGATTTAAGGTTTTATATAAATTTAGACGGTAGTTTGTTGGGTGG
This genomic window contains:
- the atpH gene encoding ATP synthase F1 subunit delta, encoding MIKDRAVVSRYAEAFFSFAKANCGQKKALEDLVAVKNIIRDNPGFSQLMDNPEISYVEKCLIIDGVIKDGIASEMLNFLKLLLDKKRFDIFLDVAEYLRVKYAHQGQVDVLLKTAFPLDLDLIKKIELALKKRFKQDLRFYINLDGSLLGGVQVVIGNTIIDGSVRKCLEGLREKLSTVRIN